From the Burkholderia ubonensis genome, one window contains:
- the groES gene encoding co-chaperone GroES — MNLRPLHDRVIVKRLDQETKTASGIVIPDAAAEKPDQGEVLAIGPGKRDDKGAPIALDVKVGDRVLFGKYAGQTVKVDGQELLVMREEDIMAVVNAK; from the coding sequence ATGAACCTTCGTCCTTTGCACGATCGCGTGATCGTCAAGCGCCTCGATCAGGAAACCAAGACCGCCTCGGGCATCGTGATCCCCGACGCCGCCGCTGAGAAGCCGGATCAAGGCGAAGTCCTGGCCATCGGCCCGGGCAAGCGCGACGACAAGGGCGCGCCGATCGCGCTCGACGTGAAGGTCGGCGATCGCGTCCTGTTCGGCAAGTACGCTGGCCAGACCGTCAAGGTCGACGGCCAGGAACTGCTGGTGATGCGCGAAGAAGACATCATGGCCGTGGTCAACGCCAAGTAA
- a CDS encoding SRPBCC family protein: protein MAEYRFSTTWRVDAPLAAVWNAIYQADMWPDWWKGAERTVEVECGDPHGVGALHRYTWKGALPYRLSFDMRVLRVEPMRVLEGRASGAVEGDGRWSFAGDAERTVVRYDWHIRTHVRWMNWLAPLARPLFKWNHDVVMREGARGLAQRLGTTVETDGRTFRPVAGCPDM from the coding sequence ATGGCTGAGTACCGGTTCTCGACGACGTGGCGGGTGGACGCGCCGTTGGCGGCGGTCTGGAACGCGATCTACCAGGCCGACATGTGGCCGGACTGGTGGAAGGGGGCGGAGCGGACCGTCGAGGTCGAGTGCGGCGACCCGCACGGCGTCGGCGCGCTGCACCGGTACACATGGAAGGGCGCGCTGCCGTACCGGCTGAGCTTCGACATGCGCGTGCTGCGCGTCGAGCCGATGCGCGTGCTCGAAGGCCGCGCGAGCGGCGCGGTCGAGGGCGACGGCCGCTGGTCGTTCGCCGGCGATGCCGAACGCACGGTCGTTCGCTACGACTGGCACATCCGCACGCACGTGCGCTGGATGAACTGGCTCGCGCCGCTGGCCCGTCCGCTGTTCAAATGGAATCACGACGTCGTGATGCGCGAAGGCGCGCGCGGGCTCGCGCAGCGGCTCGGCACCACCGTCGAGACCGACGGCCGGACGTTCCGGCCGGTCGCCGGCTGTCCGGATATGTAA
- a CDS encoding DUF1571 domain-containing protein: protein MIAALLAASLIGASMTADPVTVAHAHFEQVHSYRATIRSSARSGEHAEIHYAYLKPGFVRMDFVSPHHGAVLAYDPGDGKVRVRPFGAHLPPALSLAPTNPLVRDPSGHRVDQSDVGELLRNVRALQEGGVTVLQGEEPVGGRTALRVTVTGAPAHAVAGVHRYQLWLDAEDGFPLKVVSFADGDDRPLETVTLDDVEIDVAFPARFFAP from the coding sequence GTGATCGCCGCGCTGCTGGCCGCGAGCCTGATAGGAGCAAGCATGACAGCCGATCCCGTAACCGTCGCGCACGCCCATTTCGAGCAGGTTCACTCGTATCGGGCGACGATCCGCTCGTCGGCGCGCAGCGGCGAGCATGCCGAAATCCATTACGCGTACCTCAAACCCGGTTTCGTCCGGATGGACTTCGTGTCGCCGCATCACGGCGCCGTGCTCGCATACGATCCGGGCGACGGCAAGGTGCGGGTGCGGCCGTTCGGCGCGCATCTGCCGCCGGCGCTGTCGCTGGCGCCGACCAATCCGCTCGTGCGCGACCCGAGCGGCCACCGGGTCGACCAGTCCGATGTCGGCGAGCTGCTGCGCAACGTGCGCGCGCTGCAGGAAGGCGGCGTGACCGTGCTGCAGGGCGAGGAGCCGGTCGGCGGCCGGACCGCGCTGCGCGTCACCGTCACCGGCGCGCCCGCGCATGCGGTGGCGGGCGTGCATCGCTACCAGCTGTGGCTCGACGCCGAGGACGGCTTTCCGCTGAAGGTGGTCAGCTTCGCGGATGGCGACGACCGGCCGCTCGAGACCGTCACGCTCGACGACGTCGAGATCGACGTCGCGTTTCCCGCCCGCTTTTTCGCGCCCTGA
- a CDS encoding quinol oxidase has product MNPKILKLLTAGALAAGTALARADATVPTRVPVDADGVQRVAIVGGSYFFRPALVIVRADVPVELTVSAEPGVVPHSFEIDAPQAGIAVRTELSTTPRTFRFTPTQAGRFAYYCTHRLLFFKSHRDRGMEGVLEVEGAP; this is encoded by the coding sequence ATGAATCCGAAGATCCTGAAGCTGTTGACGGCTGGCGCGCTCGCGGCAGGCACCGCGCTTGCTCGCGCTGATGCAACGGTGCCGACGCGCGTGCCGGTCGATGCCGACGGCGTGCAGCGGGTCGCGATCGTCGGCGGCAGCTACTTCTTCCGCCCGGCGCTGGTGATCGTGCGCGCCGACGTACCGGTCGAGCTGACCGTATCGGCCGAGCCGGGCGTCGTGCCGCACAGTTTCGAAATAGACGCGCCGCAGGCCGGCATCGCGGTGCGCACCGAGTTGTCGACCACGCCGAGGACCTTCCGCTTCACGCCGACGCAGGCGGGCCGCTTCGCCTACTATTGCACGCATCGGCTGCTGTTCTTCAAGAGCCACCGCGACCGCGGCATGGAGGGCGTGCTGGAGGTCGAGGGGGCGCCGTGA
- a CDS encoding anti-sigma factor family protein: MDDEPRTPSHDADETASAQLLSALLDGELSGPERREVLERLRSDPQSADRFAHYRAQRAALQALFPLPGAAPVLFVQRRASRRHAAAYAFAGLAAGLLLGLALHAGWTAFGAAPAFAARADIAYAVYALDRDHPVEVGAHDAGDAARLTGWLSARLGRPVRAPSLAEYGYTLIGGRLLPGDAGPAAQLMYQRADGARVTLYMTAYDARRLAPRALSSQGRHTYFWSDRGIGYALSGDGDERRLREIAMEACGALGGSTDAWKG, from the coding sequence ATGGACGACGAACCGCGCACACCTTCGCACGATGCGGACGAAACCGCATCGGCCCAGCTGCTGTCGGCATTGCTCGATGGCGAACTGTCCGGGCCGGAGCGCCGCGAGGTGCTCGAGCGGCTGCGGTCCGATCCGCAGTCGGCCGACCGGTTCGCGCATTACCGCGCGCAGCGCGCCGCGCTGCAGGCGCTGTTCCCGCTGCCCGGCGCCGCGCCGGTGCTGTTCGTGCAGCGCCGCGCGTCGCGCCGGCACGCGGCCGCGTACGCATTCGCCGGGCTTGCGGCCGGGCTGCTGCTCGGCCTCGCGCTGCATGCCGGCTGGACGGCGTTCGGCGCAGCTCCCGCGTTTGCCGCGCGCGCGGACATCGCGTACGCGGTGTACGCGCTCGACCGCGACCATCCGGTCGAAGTCGGCGCGCACGATGCCGGCGATGCGGCGCGCCTGACCGGCTGGCTGTCCGCGCGGCTCGGGCGGCCGGTGCGCGCGCCGTCGCTCGCCGAATATGGCTACACGCTGATCGGCGGGCGGCTGCTGCCGGGCGACGCCGGCCCGGCCGCGCAGCTGATGTATCAGCGTGCCGACGGCGCACGCGTGACGCTTTACATGACCGCGTACGACGCGCGGCGTCTCGCGCCGCGCGCGCTGTCGTCGCAAGGTCGCCATACGTATTTCTGGTCGGATCGCGGCATCGGTTACGCGCTGTCCGGCGATGGCGACGAACGCCGGCTGCGCGAGATCGCGATGGAAGCGTGCGGCGCGCTCGGCGGCTCGACCGACGCGTGGAAGGGATGA
- a CDS encoding sigma-70 family RNA polymerase sigma factor encodes MSYESDLLVWLPRLTRYARALTGDPAWADDLVQDTLERALNKPPRVDGNLRAWLLTLLRHRFIDQLRARREIAVDDATAPWQTMAAPAGEISGLLLRDVQRALYRLPVEQREVLLLVALEELSYQEAAQVLAVPVGTVMSRLARAREHMRALLSGEPPTHGTAALRVIGKT; translated from the coding sequence ATGAGCTACGAATCGGACTTGCTGGTGTGGCTGCCGCGCCTGACGCGGTACGCGCGTGCGCTGACGGGCGACCCGGCCTGGGCCGACGATCTCGTGCAGGACACGCTCGAACGCGCGCTGAACAAGCCGCCGCGCGTCGACGGCAACCTGCGCGCATGGCTGCTGACGCTGCTGCGTCACCGTTTCATCGACCAGCTGCGCGCGCGGCGCGAGATCGCGGTGGATGACGCGACCGCGCCCTGGCAGACGATGGCCGCGCCCGCGGGCGAGATCAGCGGGCTGTTGCTGCGCGACGTGCAGCGCGCGCTGTACCGGCTGCCCGTCGAGCAGCGCGAGGTGCTGCTGCTGGTGGCGCTCGAGGAGCTGAGCTACCAGGAGGCCGCGCAGGTGCTGGCGGTGCCGGTGGGCACCGTGATGTCGCGGCTGGCGCGGGCGCGCGAGCACATGCGCGCGCTGCTGTCCGGCGAGCCGCCGACGCACGGCACGGCCGCACTACGGGTGATCGGGAAGACATGA
- a CDS encoding beta strand repeat-containing protein, translating into MGQNINLTGVALSVATVFGVLASGSAMAAALDALPIPQVIVNPPTNNVSVGLAATGTSPLGSVTVTTGGAGALQTSLGNPAQALSGVVNGLPGALGGSGGTVTPLAPVQGVVNQVTGALGSVGGGANPLAAVQGAVGQVTGALGNVGSGNPAGALTGALGTVTGALGNAGGGNPAGALTGALGNVGGANPLAPVQNVIDQVTGTLGSGNPAGALGNGVNTITGALGNLGGASNPLAPVQGAVTQVAGTLGNGNPAEALTNAVNSVTGALGNLGSTSPLAPVQGVVNQVVGSLSGAGGSNPIAPITNLVNGLQNALPTGGNAAGALTGALGTVTGALGNLGSTNPLAPVQGVVNQVVGTLSGAGGSNPIAPITNLVNGLQNALPTGGNAAGALTGALGTVTGALGNLGSTSPLAPVQGVVNQVVGTLGGSNPAGALTNALGTVTGALGNLGGTNPLAPVQGVVNQVVGTLAGAGGGNPIAPITNLVGGLTGGNNPAGALTGALGSVTGALANGPAALGQAAGALTGAAGSAAAAGGGLLGSGASAGGSTAGAVGSLVSTTGNATATVVNAAGTTVGTALGSTPGLSVTPHSGNGSANNPLAPVSTLLQAVTAALPR; encoded by the coding sequence ATGGGACAAAACATTAATTTGACGGGTGTGGCGCTGTCGGTCGCGACGGTGTTCGGGGTGCTGGCTTCCGGTTCGGCGATGGCGGCGGCGCTCGATGCGCTGCCGATTCCGCAAGTGATCGTGAATCCGCCGACGAACAACGTGTCGGTCGGGCTGGCCGCGACCGGCACGTCGCCGCTGGGCTCGGTGACCGTGACGACGGGCGGGGCCGGCGCGCTTCAGACGTCGCTCGGCAATCCGGCGCAGGCGTTGTCGGGGGTGGTGAATGGGTTGCCGGGCGCGCTGGGGGGCAGCGGCGGCACGGTGACGCCGCTCGCGCCGGTGCAGGGCGTGGTGAATCAGGTGACGGGCGCGTTGGGGAGTGTCGGGGGCGGCGCGAATCCGTTGGCGGCGGTGCAGGGCGCGGTCGGTCAAGTGACGGGTGCATTGGGTAACGTTGGCAGCGGTAACCCGGCCGGCGCATTGACCGGAGCACTCGGCACGGTGACCGGCGCATTGGGCAACGCTGGTGGCGGTAACCCGGCCGGCGCATTGACCGGCGCACTCGGCAACGTCGGCGGCGCGAATCCCCTTGCCCCTGTCCAGAACGTCATCGATCAGGTCACCGGCACGCTCGGCAGCGGCAATCCGGCCGGCGCGCTGGGCAACGGCGTCAACACGATCACGGGTGCGCTGGGCAACCTGGGTGGCGCCTCGAACCCGCTCGCGCCGGTGCAGGGCGCCGTCACGCAGGTGGCGGGCACGCTCGGCAACGGCAATCCGGCCGAAGCGCTGACGAATGCGGTGAACTCGGTGACCGGCGCGCTCGGCAACCTCGGCAGCACGAGCCCGCTGGCGCCGGTGCAGGGCGTCGTCAATCAGGTCGTCGGCTCGTTGTCCGGCGCTGGCGGCAGCAACCCGATCGCGCCGATCACGAACCTCGTCAACGGCTTGCAGAACGCGCTGCCGACCGGCGGCAACGCCGCGGGCGCGCTGACCGGCGCACTCGGTACGGTCACCGGCGCCTTGGGCAATCTCGGCAGCACGAACCCGCTGGCACCGGTGCAGGGCGTCGTCAATCAGGTCGTCGGCACGCTGTCCGGCGCTGGCGGCAGCAACCCGATCGCGCCGATCACGAACCTCGTCAACGGCTTGCAGAACGCGCTGCCGACCGGCGGCAACGCCGCGGGCGCGCTGACCGGCGCACTCGGTACGGTCACCGGCGCCTTGGGTAACCTCGGCAGCACGAGCCCGCTGGCGCCGGTGCAAGGCGTCGTGAACCAGGTCGTCGGCACGCTCGGCGGCAGCAACCCGGCCGGTGCGCTGACCAACGCACTCGGCACGGTCACCGGCGCCTTGGGCAACCTCGGCGGCACGAACCCGTTGGCGCCGGTGCAGGGCGTCGTGAATCAGGTCGTCGGCACGCTCGCGGGCGCTGGCGGCGGCAACCCGATCGCGCCGATCACGAACCTCGTCGGCGGTCTGACCGGCGGCAACAACCCGGCCGGCGCGCTGACCGGCGCACTCGGCTCGGTGACGGGCGCGCTCGCGAACGGCCCGGCGGCACTCGGGCAGGCCGCGGGTGCGTTGACCGGTGCGGCCGGTTCTGCCGCCGCGGCCGGCGGCGGCTTGCTCGGCTCAGGCGCCAGCGCCGGGGGCAGCACGGCAGGCGCGGTCGGCTCGCTGGTGTCGACCACGGGCAATGCGACGGCGACGGTCGTCAACGCGGCCGGCACGACGGTGGGCACCGCGCTGGGCTCCACGCCGGGCCTGTCGGTCACGCCGCACTCGGGCAACGGTTCGGCGAACAACCCGCTCGCGCCGGTGTCGACGCTCCTCCAGGCAGTAACGGCCGCCTTGCCGAGGTAA
- a CDS encoding helix-turn-helix transcriptional regulator, whose translation MRKKKSPVKDLLLSRYAPLADGIATLFFPYAEVVIHDLRDQTVLYLANNLSKREVGDDSALEEIDHSARERVIGPYEKLNWDGRRMRCVSNILFDDEGHPAGMMCINFNIAVFDDVRATLDLFIKGAGVVAQPDELFRDDWQERINTFLHGWLRERQIGLNGLTREHRRELVEALYAEGAFRGKSAANYVANVLGMGRATVYKHLKHLKDTQGDA comes from the coding sequence ATGCGCAAGAAGAAATCTCCCGTCAAAGACCTGCTGCTGTCCCGCTACGCGCCGCTTGCCGACGGCATCGCGACGCTGTTCTTCCCTTACGCGGAAGTCGTGATTCACGACCTGCGCGACCAGACCGTGCTGTACCTCGCGAACAACCTGTCGAAGCGCGAGGTCGGCGACGACTCCGCGCTCGAGGAAATCGACCACTCGGCGCGCGAGCGCGTGATCGGCCCGTACGAGAAGCTCAACTGGGACGGCCGGCGGATGCGCTGCGTCAGCAACATCCTGTTCGACGACGAAGGGCATCCGGCCGGGATGATGTGCATCAACTTCAACATCGCGGTGTTCGACGACGTGCGGGCGACGCTCGACCTGTTCATCAAGGGCGCGGGTGTCGTCGCGCAGCCGGACGAGCTGTTCCGCGACGACTGGCAGGAGCGCATCAACACGTTCCTGCACGGCTGGCTGCGCGAGCGGCAGATCGGCCTGAACGGACTCACGCGCGAGCATCGGCGCGAGCTCGTCGAGGCGCTCTACGCGGAAGGCGCGTTCCGCGGCAAGAGCGCGGCGAACTACGTCGCGAACGTGCTCGGGATGGGACGCGCGACGGTCTACAAGCATCTCAAGCATCTGAAGGACACGCAGGGCGACGCATAG
- a CDS encoding DsbA family oxidoreductase, with the protein MPTASSPALRPTLTVEIWSDLICPWCWIGKRRFDEALAAFAHADRVDVALRAYRLFPGQPVEPVEAMLAGKYRLAPAQVDQMLRQVTDAAASVGLRYDLPGTLVGDTLDGHRLVKLAETTGRAHALTERLYRAYFSEHGVLFDHGALADLAVDAGLERAAVEAVLRSDAYRNEVDADVARAEQIGGRGVPLFVFGGRYAVSGAQPADVFAQALEQAWQDGIVAIGGDDAAACGPDGCALPQRA; encoded by the coding sequence ATGCCGACCGCCTCCTCCCCCGCGCTTCGCCCGACGCTGACCGTCGAAATCTGGTCCGACCTGATCTGCCCGTGGTGCTGGATCGGCAAGCGCCGTTTCGACGAGGCGCTCGCCGCGTTCGCGCACGCGGACCGCGTCGACGTCGCGCTGCGCGCGTACCGGCTGTTCCCCGGCCAGCCGGTCGAGCCGGTCGAGGCGATGCTCGCCGGCAAGTATCGGCTGGCGCCCGCGCAGGTCGACCAGATGCTGCGGCAGGTGACCGACGCGGCCGCAAGCGTCGGGCTGCGCTACGACCTGCCCGGCACGCTCGTCGGCGACACGCTCGATGGCCACCGGCTCGTGAAGCTCGCAGAAACCACCGGCCGCGCGCATGCGCTGACCGAGCGGCTGTATCGCGCGTACTTCAGCGAGCACGGCGTGCTGTTCGATCACGGCGCGCTGGCCGATCTCGCGGTGGACGCGGGGCTCGAGCGCGCGGCGGTCGAAGCGGTGCTGCGCAGCGACGCGTACCGGAACGAAGTCGACGCCGACGTCGCGCGGGCCGAGCAGATCGGCGGCCGCGGCGTGCCGCTGTTCGTGTTCGGCGGGCGCTACGCGGTGTCCGGCGCGCAGCCGGCCGACGTGTTCGCGCAGGCGCTCGAGCAGGCGTGGCAGGACGGCATCGTCGCGATCGGCGGCGACGACGCGGCCGCATGCGGCCCCGACGGCTGCGCGCTGCCGCAGCGCGCGTAA
- a CDS encoding DHA2 family efflux MFS transporter permease subunit, with amino-acid sequence MTHGIHGEKRWYTLIVLCLGVLMIVLDNTIVNVALPSISADLHFSETALVWVVNAYMLTFGGCLLLGGRLGDLYGHRRMFLAGLTVFTLASLACGVAQSQAMLIAARAVQGFGGAIVSAVSLSLIMNLFTETGERARAMGVYGFVCAGGGSIGVLLGGLLTSALSWHWIFLVNLPIGIAVYALCTALLPRTRAPAASARLDVAGAVTVTASLMLAVYGIVNGNEAGWLSTQTVALVGAAAALLALFVAIEARVAHPLMPLTLFAKRNVALANVIGVLWAAAMFAWFFLSALYMQRVLGYQPLQVGLAFLPANLIMAAFSLGLSARIVMRFGIRGPIAAGLLLAACGLALFARAPVDGGFVWHVLPGMALLGVGAGVAFNPVLLAAMGDVDPADSGLASGIVNTAFMMGGALGLAVLASLAAARTDALAASQAAPLDALNGGYHVAFAFGAVFAAAAALIGLALRIRRQALAGSGVGSAMH; translated from the coding sequence ATGACCCACGGCATCCACGGCGAGAAGCGCTGGTACACGCTGATCGTCCTCTGCCTCGGCGTGCTGATGATCGTGCTGGACAACACGATCGTGAACGTCGCCCTTCCGTCGATCAGCGCCGACCTGCACTTCAGCGAGACGGCGCTCGTCTGGGTCGTCAACGCATACATGCTGACCTTCGGCGGCTGCCTGCTGCTCGGCGGCCGGCTCGGCGACCTGTACGGACACCGGCGCATGTTCCTCGCCGGCCTCACGGTGTTCACGCTCGCGTCGCTCGCCTGCGGCGTCGCGCAGTCGCAGGCGATGCTGATCGCCGCGCGCGCGGTGCAGGGGTTCGGCGGCGCGATCGTGTCGGCGGTGTCGCTGTCGCTGATCATGAACCTGTTCACCGAGACCGGCGAGCGGGCGCGCGCGATGGGCGTCTACGGCTTCGTCTGCGCGGGCGGCGGCAGCATCGGCGTGCTGCTCGGCGGGCTGCTGACGAGCGCGCTGTCGTGGCACTGGATCTTCCTCGTCAACCTGCCGATCGGCATCGCCGTCTACGCGCTGTGCACCGCGCTGCTGCCGCGCACGCGCGCGCCGGCCGCCAGCGCGCGGCTCGACGTCGCGGGGGCCGTCACCGTGACCGCGTCGCTGATGCTCGCCGTCTACGGGATCGTCAACGGCAACGAGGCCGGCTGGCTGTCGACGCAGACCGTCGCGCTCGTCGGCGCGGCCGCCGCGCTGCTCGCGCTGTTCGTCGCGATCGAGGCGCGCGTCGCGCACCCGCTGATGCCGCTCACCCTGTTCGCCAAGCGCAACGTCGCGCTCGCGAACGTGATCGGCGTGCTGTGGGCGGCCGCGATGTTCGCGTGGTTCTTCCTGTCCGCGCTCTACATGCAGCGCGTGCTCGGCTACCAACCGCTCCAGGTCGGCCTCGCGTTCCTGCCGGCCAACCTGATCATGGCCGCGTTCTCGCTCGGGCTGTCGGCGCGGATCGTGATGCGCTTCGGGATTCGCGGCCCGATCGCCGCCGGCCTGCTGCTCGCCGCGTGCGGCCTCGCACTGTTCGCGCGCGCGCCGGTCGACGGCGGCTTCGTGTGGCACGTGCTGCCCGGCATGGCGCTGCTCGGCGTCGGCGCGGGCGTCGCGTTCAATCCGGTGCTGCTCGCCGCGATGGGCGATGTCGACCCCGCGGATTCGGGCCTCGCGTCCGGCATCGTCAACACCGCGTTCATGATGGGCGGCGCGCTCGGGCTCGCCGTGCTCGCGAGCCTCGCGGCCGCGCGCACCGATGCGCTCGCCGCAAGCCAGGCCGCGCCGCTCGACGCGCTGAACGGTGGCTATCACGTCGCGTTCGCGTTCGGCGCGGTGTTCGCGGCCGCGGCCGCGCTGATCGGCCTCGCGCTGCGCATCCGGCGGCAGGCCCTGGCAGGAAGCGGGGTCGGCAGCGCGATGCACTGA
- a CDS encoding sulfite exporter TauE/SafE family protein, which produces MSLPHIDLLYSLSGLFVGILVGLTGVGGGSLMTPILVLLFGVHPATAVGTDLLYAAATKATGTLVHGLKGSVDWRITGRLAAGSVPASAVTLWILHTYGMHTPAAARLIQLVLGGALLLTSLALIFRPQLTALAARNPLAPSPARTLWSTVLTGAVLGVLVSMTSVGAGAIGVTVLLLLYPALATTRIVGSDIAHAVPLTLIAGMGHWLLGSVDWSMLLSLLIGSLPGIVIGSVLSTRAPERLLRNLLASTLVAVGLRLVLA; this is translated from the coding sequence ATGTCGCTCCCTCATATCGATCTGCTGTACTCCCTGTCCGGCCTGTTCGTCGGCATCCTCGTCGGCCTGACGGGCGTCGGCGGCGGTTCGCTGATGACGCCGATCCTCGTGCTGCTGTTCGGCGTCCACCCGGCGACCGCGGTCGGCACCGACCTGCTGTACGCGGCCGCGACCAAGGCGACCGGCACGCTGGTCCACGGCCTCAAGGGCTCGGTCGACTGGCGCATCACGGGCCGGCTCGCCGCGGGCAGCGTCCCGGCGTCGGCGGTCACGCTGTGGATCCTGCACACGTACGGGATGCACACGCCCGCCGCCGCGCGGCTGATCCAGCTCGTGCTCGGCGGCGCGCTGCTGCTCACGTCGCTCGCGCTGATCTTCCGCCCGCAGCTCACGGCGCTCGCCGCGCGCAACCCGCTCGCGCCGAGCCCGGCGCGCACGCTGTGGTCGACCGTGCTGACGGGCGCCGTGCTCGGCGTGCTGGTGTCGATGACGTCGGTGGGCGCCGGCGCGATCGGCGTGACCGTGCTCCTGCTGCTGTACCCGGCGCTCGCGACGACCCGCATCGTCGGCTCCGACATCGCGCACGCGGTCCCGCTCACCCTCATCGCCGGCATGGGCCACTGGCTGCTCGGCTCGGTCGACTGGTCGATGCTGCTGTCGCTGTTGATCGGCTCGCTGCCCGGCATCGTGATCGGCAGCGTGCTGTCGACGCGCGCGCCCGAGCGCCTGCTGCGCAACCTGCTCGCCTCGACGCTCGTCGCGGTCGGCCTGCGACTCGTGCTCGCGTGA
- a CDS encoding S10 family peptidase: MTTLKSLKDGFALFGTTLSGPLVAATAAALLVTGCGGDDGASPSAAAAAATAANTPASGAATNAAQADQPFVDTDVYGTGPNDAVTDATEGAAVVHRQVSIGGKVVKYTATAGHLTTIDPVTSQPNAKMFYVAYTQDNPDPSKPRPVTFFYNGGPGSSSVYLLLGSFGPKRLQSSFPNFTPPAPYKLLDNPDSLLDRSDLVFINPVGTGYSAAIAPAKNKDFWGVDQDARSIDRFIQRYLTKYSRWNSPKFLFGESYGTARSAVVSWALHEDGIELNGITLQSSILDYANALSAVGTFPTLAADAFYWKKSTVTPTPTDLDAYMVQARNYADNVLAPLAQAPNPQDGGFVNVRLNLNLQTAQQMGSYIGTDPVSLIQTFGNPAALGNVPSSNDNPPYTFFLTLVPGIQIGQYDGRANYTGKGIAPYILPNSGGNDPSINNIGGAYTVLWNSYLNTDLKYTSTSSFVDLNDQVFNNWDFSHTDPTGANRGGGNTLYTAGDLASSMSLNPDLKVLSANGYFDAVTPFHQTELTLAQMPLDPTIKAQNLTIKNYPSGHMIYLNDASRTALKGDLGNFYDGILANRAALQRVQKLQMRAQQLRQQKLEQQQQLH; this comes from the coding sequence ATGACGACACTGAAGTCCTTGAAAGACGGTTTCGCGCTATTTGGAACGACGCTGAGCGGCCCGCTCGTCGCGGCCACGGCCGCCGCGCTGCTCGTCACGGGGTGCGGCGGCGACGACGGCGCGAGCCCGTCCGCCGCGGCCGCCGCGGCCACGGCCGCGAATACGCCGGCGTCCGGCGCGGCGACGAACGCCGCGCAGGCCGACCAGCCGTTCGTCGACACCGACGTCTACGGCACCGGCCCCAACGACGCGGTGACCGACGCCACCGAAGGCGCGGCGGTCGTGCACCGGCAGGTGTCGATCGGCGGCAAGGTCGTCAAGTACACGGCCACCGCCGGCCACCTGACGACGATCGATCCGGTCACGTCGCAGCCGAACGCGAAGATGTTCTACGTCGCGTACACGCAGGACAATCCCGACCCGTCGAAGCCGCGCCCGGTCACGTTCTTCTACAACGGCGGCCCGGGCTCGTCGTCGGTCTACCTGCTGCTCGGCTCGTTCGGCCCGAAGCGGCTGCAGTCGTCGTTCCCGAACTTCACGCCGCCCGCGCCGTACAAGCTGCTCGACAACCCGGACAGCCTGCTCGACCGCTCCGACCTCGTGTTCATCAATCCGGTCGGCACCGGCTACTCGGCGGCGATCGCCCCGGCGAAGAACAAGGACTTCTGGGGCGTCGACCAGGACGCGCGCTCGATCGACCGCTTCATCCAGCGCTACCTGACCAAGTACTCGCGCTGGAACTCGCCGAAGTTCCTGTTCGGCGAGTCGTACGGCACCGCGCGCAGCGCGGTCGTGTCGTGGGCGCTGCATGAGGACGGCATCGAGCTGAACGGGATCACGCTGCAGTCGTCGATCCTCGACTACGCGAACGCGCTGTCCGCGGTCGGCACGTTCCCGACGCTCGCCGCCGATGCGTTCTACTGGAAGAAGTCGACGGTCACCCCGACGCCGACCGACCTCGACGCATACATGGTGCAGGCGCGCAATTACGCGGACAACGTGCTCGCGCCGCTCGCGCAGGCGCCGAATCCGCAGGACGGCGGCTTCGTCAACGTGCGGCTGAACCTGAACCTGCAGACCGCGCAGCAGATGGGCTCGTACATCGGCACCGATCCGGTCTCGCTGATCCAGACCTTCGGCAACCCGGCGGCGCTCGGCAACGTGCCGTCGTCGAACGACAACCCGCCGTACACGTTCTTCCTGACGCTCGTGCCGGGCATCCAGATCGGCCAGTACGACGGCCGCGCGAACTACACGGGCAAGGGCATCGCGCCATACATCCTGCCGAACTCGGGCGGCAACGATCCGTCGATCAACAACATCGGCGGCGCGTACACCGTGCTGTGGAACAGCTACCTGAACACCGACCTGAAGTACACGTCGACGTCGTCGTTCGTCGACCTGAACGACCAGGTGTTCAACAACTGGGACTTCAGCCATACGGACCCGACCGGCGCGAACCGGGGCGGCGGCAACACGCTGTACACGGCGGGCGACCTGGCGTCGTCGATGAGCCTGAACCCGGACCTGAAGGTGCTGTCCGCGAACGGCTACTTCGACGCGGTGACGCCGTTCCACCAGACCGAGCTGACGCTCGCGCAGATGCCGCTCGATCCGACGATCAAGGCGCAGAACCTGACGATCAAGAACTATCCGTCGGGCCACATGATCTACCTGAACGACGCGTCGCGGACCGCGCTGAAGGGCGATCTCGGCAACTTCTACGACGGCATCCTCGCGAACCGCGCGGCGTTGCAGCGCGTGCAGAAGCTGCAGATGCGCGCGCAGCAGCTGCGCCAGCAGAAGCTGGAGCAACAGCAGCAGCTCCACTGA